The genomic segment AAGAACAGAGTAGAAGAAGCTCCTCTGAGAAGAACCAACCCCACCAccacaagaagaaaaggaggttTTGGTggagataaaagaagaaaaattttcAAGGTTTTTAGCCGAAAGAGAGAATCCGGTTGCTTGGAGGTTTTTAATGAGAGATATGTATATAGGGTCTATGACAAAGTCTTTTAAGGACTCTATTAAAGTTCTTGAAGCTGATCTTCAACATGCTAATACTCTGTaagttgttcttttttttcctgggttTTCTTGTTACATTTTGTGTGTGATTTTTTCTTCGGAATTCCTTTTCTCTGTTGGTTGGTGCTTGAATGGAATGATAGAAGTATTTgactttttgcattttttttttatatttttcttgttagattgatgaggttttgtttttttgttcttaaaatatatttttttgtggtcTTAAATTCAACTTCTTTAggtttttgttcttaaattttgtttttttatttgaatttaactACCACTACCACtgctttttttcgttttttttttcagaatgaGTTATATGAATTGTCATTTAACATATCCAGTTGTTGTTGTTATGTAAAATTTGCTTGACAAAGTctaatttcaagttattttttaccCTCTCTCTCTGAAATGTTGCAACTCTTCTCTGTGTATTTAGATTTTTCAAGATGGATATTTTTACGGCTTTTGATTCTTGCGGTTAGCTTTCGAGTTTAGATTGTTCACTTTGTGCTTGGCGTGGCTGCATTTCATGATAAAGGCAAGCATCAAGCACGATTGTTTTAATTCCTGGATTATTGGTTTGTGATATGTGAAATTGTTGCAATGATTCTCGTGGTTAAAGTTGGGAACTTTTCTGTGTTAGCCTATAACTTGAAATGTCATTTCAAAGATGTCCCGGTTGAAAATATCCATGTGGGTTTTGCATTTTGCATTTGCTTTAGCAATTGGAAGGCATTGTGTTTGTGTTGAAGGATAGAGGGGGCTAGTTTCATTATCATGATACATGATTTATGGGATCCACCTCCTTAACAGAGTCATCACTGTGTTTGTGTTGTTTATAATGATATGATCGCCGTGGTTGGATTATTTATTGCCGCTCCCTCTTCCTACCTATCATGTTTCAATGCAGTCACGTATTTAGATATGCTTGTTAATGATATCTGGATCATAGAGATGTTGTCATTTGGAGCGTGAGTTAAGTTGTGTAAAGGACAACCCAACCAGttcttttaaagtttttgaaagctGAAAACTTTACCGGTTCCATGGAATTTTCAGAATGGATATTTTTGCACAGAGCAtcctttttaatcatttttttctttcacaacatatttaaaatgttttaaaactttgaAGTTAAGTCCTGTAAATTCTTGATTAATGTGGACCCATATGCCAAAATGGTCAGGGGAAACTAAGATGGATTTGGGCGGGGGTTATGCTTAAGTATGCTTTgacttttttctccttttatcttTTGTCTTTCATCATGCTCATACATTTTACTAGTTTCTGTATCTTACCGATGAGAATTATGAGCTTGCTAACTTGAGTCTATTGCTAGATTTTTATAcctgtttaaatttttatctttcaatcttCGGTGCAGGGCATCAGATTTTTCAAGGGATTATGATGGAGCCTGTCTTCAGATGAGAATGTCATATGCTCCAGCAGCAAacctgtttctttttctttttcagtggaCAGATTGCCATCTTGCAGGTGCACTTGGACTGCTAAGGATCCTAATTTATAAGGTTGAACTTTGTTCATTTAGATTAGTCAgtggaattttttttcactAGTATTAATTAACTGAATCATAGAAAAGCCTGAACTTGGTTGTTTCCCCATGCCTCAGGTTTATGTGGATGGCACAACGACCATGTTCACTCATGAAAGAAAAGCAAGCATCAAAGAGTTCTATGGTAAATTTCTATCTTCCAAATATTTTCAagtgtaatatattttttaatcacttaAGTTAGTTCCTCCATGTTATCATAAATCTGCATTGCTACTATGGCCAGCTGTGATTTATCCCTCTTTATTGCAACTTCAAAGAGGGGTCACTGATACAGAAGATAAGAAGCAGAAGGCAGTATGCGTGGAAAGGTACCGAAGAAGAGATGATGAGGAACATAGGCAGCATACTGACATTGAcattgaaagagaagaagagtgTGGAATATGCATGGAGATGAATAGCAAGATAGTACTGCCCAACTGCAACCATGCCATGTGCTTGAAATGTTACCGGGAATGGTACTCTCTCCCCCCCTGTCTCTCTCTTCCTCTTGAAGTGCTGGAGTTAGCCTGCTGCTTTCTGAGGCTGGCCAAGTTTTTGTGTCAAGCACATGGTATGTGCTTCTATTAGGCTGTCTTCTTATCCTGTTAGATAATGCAGGTTTCAATCTCTACACATAAATGTGAAATACAATAGCAAACTAGAATTGCTCCATTCTGTTTTATTTGTGGTTACATGTATCATAGTGAATCCCTGACCAGGGAAAGATAAGGTGTTCTTGCTCATGGCAGTTGACTTTAGCAAGATCCTTGGCATCCTATCCTGGCTTACAGTTGGGCTGTGACTTTAAAGGAAATGCTATAATAACTGTTGTGCATTGTACCGGAGGACTCTGTATCAGCAGCCTGAAATAATGGAGATAAATTTCCACGGGTTGATCAGCGAATTATCTAGaatgatatcatttttatttctgaGGAAACATGTATATGTGATCCCATTACACTCGTTTTTCTGTAATCATTGGAAAGGCAGGTAATTCAAGTTGGAATTTTGTAAGAATTCAGTAATGATACCTGGCAGGTTTATTTGGCTAGTGCCTAGACCATGAAATTGATTCTGCAATTTGAGGCTTGCTTGCTCGTGGGGTGCAAAAAGCCTTGTCATTCTAGTCACtcaaataaatttgttaaagtGGCATGGCTTCACCATCATTATCTTTGTAACCTTGATTTATGATAGGTTTCTAGACCTTGTCTGTCTTGACTATCATCCTTCTTTTCTTCCCACGCTATGATACTTGTAAAGCTCATCATGAAGATGGAATGCGTAGTTGTTGGGCCTGCTGCAGGCTGAGAATGCAGAAGGTTTTTGTGTCTGGCTCCACCTTGAATCCTCATCAGTTGAATATTGTTCTAATTGATTATGTTTTCTGGTTGGTGTATTTGTCAGATGCAAGTGCCTAGCTCTTTCTCTGTTCTATGTTGTATTTGGTTGTTGCTTTGATTCTTAATGTTTACATCATACCTGAAAATACTAATATGTTGCAATGAATTGCAGGCGAACAAGATCCCAGTCATGCCCCTTCTGTCGTGACAGTCTCAAGAGAGTAAACTCGGGAGATCTCTGGGTATTTACTGACAGCCGGGACATTGTGGACACGGCCACCGTGACGAGAGAGAATCTTAGAAGGCTTTTCATGTATATAGATAAGCTGCCGCTGATTCTTCCTGACAACCTTTTCGACTTGTATGATTCTCATATAAGATAGGTGATGAGTACAGCCAGGAATAGCCATCTTATATGGTCTTTGGATGAGCAGTACACTTCCTTTTCTTAATATAACATAATCGCTGGAATTCATTTGGCAAAATTTAGGGCTCTAAGAATTTCAGCAGTGTCTTCCCGCTTCCTGTCAGAAGAAAATCCAACCCGAGTTATTGTGGGTTGGCAGGTGAAGTTGATTTAGTTAAAGACGGGGTCTTATAAAATTGTATCTAGCACATTTGTACATCCTTGTATAGCTTGAAGCTTGCTTATAAAAGCTCAGCAATTTCTCTCTACCTCACTCTATCCGTGTCTTGGGaacaaaaaatctgtttttgaTTCACTGTAAACTTGCTAGGTTGTTCCTTAAAGCTAAAGAAATCTAGTTCACACTCTAGTTTTTAGagtacttttcaattttttatattaatatattaaaacaataaaaaaaattatatttctcgAAAAACACGGCATGTCAACTGGAAGTGAAGCTCATACTGGATGAACAGATAAAAGCTCTACGTGCTCTCTTGTTTTCGAGATTTTATACAGCAGCCTGATGGAATGTCTTGCGGACCTTTTCATCTTAGAAGATCATGCTGAATCGAATTTTTGTAAGAGTACAAGGGCAGATTCACAGTGTGTCACGGCCCATGAATTTGAGGTACGCCATCCATCTTTCATGGCGTGGCAGCCGAGAAGCAAAGGCTGGGACGCCTTCCTTGTTCACGCTCCGGGGAGCAGGGCTGGATACGGATACGTGCATGTCAATTTttgggatttttaaaaaatcagaattgAGGCCtgcaatattaacaaaaaatatatattttattttgttttattgtttttaaggaaaaatGACTTCTTTTCCCTCTCTCCCTTTGCTTACCCGTCAACACAAGTATTATACagattaaataattttcttttgttgattcaaatataaaaataaataactagtaaattaaaacatgtttgacTGGTCCatatatgtgtgtatatatataaacaataaaataaccaatTTAGTAAATTCCATATTAAGGgctatttattaaataaaaacaggtaAAATAACGTCACTTGCTTTGAGtttggtttttcattttgagaggaacttaaataaaatctaaatatttaataaattgtaAACGTTTTAAggacatccttttttttttatagactaTAAGTAAAAGGATTTCAAGCTCATTGAaaacaatagtaaatttttaatgtttggagCTCCCATCATTTTGAGATTTGAGCTCTAACCACTTGTTCATagatatataattcaaaataaacatattttagtATATCAATCACCTAAGTTTTGATAATTCAACTAGCTATTTGATTTGTACTCTGTGTCGAgagttagattttttaaaaatacattagctCTAGAGATGGTAATGGATACACACATGTCAGATCTCTTGATATCTATATTCTATTCATTAtctattgaataataaatttaaatatcaatCGGGTTTTGAGTATCTATTatctactattatttattaattaataaaaaataaaatagttaatatgTATATCTTGAAAgatttattgtaaatattataGTTACATCAAGTGATAAATAATAAAGTCTTAAGAACATGTGATTCATCATCgacaacaataaaatttttattactttaaagTGTTTCAACAAGTAAtatcctttattttaatttaaatatacacACAAACACACTTAATATGCATGCTAgaattctaatattatatttttattaaaaagaatatttgtcataaatttttattttatatatttaaacttgtataaacactaatatttttataaataacttttGTTTAATAGGATAATCTACACAatctatgtttaattttttttttatcactagtCTAATAATTTTGATTGCGTTTTTTTGCAAATGATCTAAAACCTTCTTTgctgtctcatacttcgccaactgcATACCTATagaatgctcaacagaattgttgatcgAAGTAATAATCTTTGTATTGTTTGCTTCCCATACATTTATGAAAACAACATCTCCCTCTTCAGTATTTTTAGGTACCATATAAGTTCTACTGACATATCCACAtatctttttacttttaagaaaattttacaTTACATAACTCCAATACAAATAGTTCTTCTCATCCAACTTTACACTCACAGATTGAAGcaaatcatctctttcagtagtAATAATTAACAATCACAGAGAACCATAATGCAAAAGTaacgaaaaacaaaatatcaaattgcaaaaactaaatagatatcgcagaaactaaacaaatatcttctcgaAGTTATACAATtactccaaaaacaaaaaaaattacaaaacaaaacgcAAATATCAAGTTGTAAAAACTGAAGAGATGATGAAATACCAGATCTGCAGAAATTGATGGAAAGACAAAATACCATATTTGCAGAAATTGAATGAATATTGCtccaaaacaaattaacaaaaaatggATAGGTTTACTTACTTGATGTAGcgaatattcaagaaattaaactagaatatgAATATTGATAAACTGAGAGTTGGGGTGGTCAAATTTGTGATGATGGAAGCTTGATTTGTGACAAAATGAGAGGGAaggatgttttttttcctgcataaaaaataagaagaaatgaaagagaGGGATAAAAGATCTGGTAggttataacttaaatattactaATGAATTCACTAATGAATATTAGCAACGATTCTATTTCATCgataattttgtttataatattgacACGTAATATTTTCTGAGGAAATAACGAGGGGATACTTgcccattttttttcatttcttgattCTCATCTCTAATTCTCTCGATATTCACTGACAGAAATAATAACGTTATGTTCTGTTAGTAAATATCACTGTAAtttattgatagttttttttgtttgtatttgataattttatgatGGTTTTCTATATTAATTGAGATGTGAAACAATCCCTATATGACCTCGATGAATTTCTAGCAAGAGTTTAAAAGATACGTCAATTAAACTCCATGCTTCAACTATTATTATCTAAGTGATTCTAGATAAACAAAAGTCCTgatgtattttttgaattaaagtataattaacaactcaaaaaattatgtttaaatttGCATagattgaactttttttttattaacgtgggtgtcaggatcagcttacgcgcacctcgactaatcccacaggcCCTGAAATGCGAAACTCCAACTGGTGACCTCTAGAAAATAAACTTAGAGCCTGATCAGTTGAACTACATCCTTCAGGGTTaccacatcaaaaatatatatatgcatttaatagaaaaaaaaaattgttggttgatacttaaaaatagttttatattgaCTCCAACAACGTGTGATGGTATACGCAAAACTTGAACTCAATTAAGATTTTCTTCACATTTCACAATCTTTCTAATTGGACATTAATAATAAGCTTTTATCTTGCATGATGGaactaatttcatctttaaaccCTGTTGAATTCTCATATTAAACTTCTTTTCTAAATGTTTGACTCTGTCTTGATCATCTGTTTCCTTCATCCCCTTCCCGAGaagatttaagaaaagaaaaaaaaccaagtttgaAAAGTCATGAATCTTTGATTCTAGAAAGGACAGGATAACCCACTTCATAAGTTTGGAAATTTCCCGGCTGATCTTTTCCTAATACATGTTTGAAAGGTAacttttccaaaaaataataaagtatgTCTAATTAATACATTTCGCAGACATTTTCGACTGACTTATATGGTCATATGATACTTGGACTTGCTCAAATCCTGAGATTTTCTACTGCAATAATATACTATTAATCTGACTACTCCACTAAGCAGCAGAACTTATCATTTATTGACCAGTAATAACATCTGAAAACTTCATACGCGcttcatttcattaattaagaAGATATTCTCGCAGATAATTTCCAGATGACGATCCTATATAAAGGGTAGAATTAGCAGCCattcatttatatagaaaaaataaagtataggAAATATGAGGATTATTGTTTGGGATTGGAGTAGCGGTGGCGggttaaaatgtttttcgcttagaaatgtattaaaataaagttttttcattttaaaaaaatcaattttaacatcagcatatcaaaacgataagaaaatatataaaaagattattaagaaatcaaaatttatttttttttgtttaaaataaattttttttatattttcagatcattttaaaattttattttaacatcagCGAATCATACACACATTTCTTCTGTGttgtttcttctcttctttttatcctttttgcATATGAGTCCAATATTAGCGGTGAAAAAACAAGTATCATTCCTGACCTTTGATCATCATGTCATTTGTTTTCTCATGTGGATCAATTAAAGCTGTGGTTAAGATTAAacgatattttataaaattagctCTGATATTATATTGAAACAGTTCAAATTAacagaaaacaaatacaaaaataagagaaaaagagactaggatttttttttattaatcacaaTATTTTGAAGTGTAGCTTTAATCTAAATACagagaaattatatatagattaaactgaaaatattattctattcttaataaataaaacaaggtatgtatacatacatacatacatacatatacatacatacatacatatatatatatacatatatatatatatatatatatatatatatatatatatatataaaatttagtaAATTCCATATTAGGggctatttattattaaataaaaacaggtaAAATAACGTCACTtgctttgaatttgttttttcattttgagaaCCAGGTATCATTAGGAATTAGAGAGGAACTTAAAGAAAAtctaaatctttaataaattgTAAACGGTTTAaggacatctttttttttaatagcactATAAGTAAAAGCATTTCAAGCTCATTGAAAACAATAGgaaatttttaatgtttggagCTCCCATCATTTTGAGATTTGAGCTCTAATcacttgttatatatatatatatatatatattcaaaataaacatttttttagtatattagtacaataacttaagttttataatttaactagctatttgatttttgatcaatatcgagagttagatttttaaaaacacattagtTCTAGGAATGATAATGAATACACACATGTCAGAGCTCTTGATATCTATATCTTATCCATTATCcgtagaataaaaaatttaaaatttaattaagttttaagtATCAAATGAgtatctattatttattaattaataataaaataaaataattaatatatatatcttgaaagatttattgtaaatattataGTTATATCAAGTGATGAATAATAAagctttaaaaacatataattcgtcgttgataataataaaaattttattattttaaagtatttcaaCAActaacattttttgttttaatttatatatatatatatatatatatatacatgctaaaattctaatattatatttttattaaaaagaatatttgttataaatttttattttatatatttaacttgtataaacattaatatttttataaataacttttGTTTAATAGGATAATCTACACAAtctatgcttcttttttttttatcactattctaataattttgaaaaacacccATCAATACTCATGATGTGCGAGGCACCTAAATTTGTGGCAGAAAAATCTTAAATGATAAAGACAAGCGAGAAGCGCAAAAAAAGGAAGCTCATCCTCACGTCAGGGGGTCATGTAGGGTAGGGAGAAAAGGAACAGGCGTCCATGTCCAAAACCGAACATGCTATTGGCTAACACAGCCAAGACTCCTCACGTTCATGCTATTGGCTATTTGGCTATATGCTTCGCAGCAAAGTGCGAACACCCCTCCCCACTGCCACCCTGTAAAAACTAGAAACCCCGCAATTTCAGATATTACAGACACCAACGTAGGAAAGGGGGAGAGAGGATATACTCACATACATACATCATCATCACCGTCAATCATGCTAACATGCATTTGATTCTCTCCTTTCCTTTCcaccaatttaaaaataagcaaaaaatcCAAGGAGCCAAAAAAACatcaaggaagaaagaaagttCCAGACTTGAcacagaaagagagagagagagagagatagagatggGGATGAGAGAGGAGATGGAGCAGAAGGAAGAGGGAGTCATGGCAACTGACTTCTTTTGGTCTTATACAGATGAACCTCATGCTTCTAGGAGAAGACAGATCCTTTCTCAATACCCTCAAATTAAAGAGCTTTTTGGACCTGATCCTTGGGCTTTTTTTAAGGTTACCTACTCTTTCTTCCAATgcattgttgtttttctttttggtttcaTTAAATGCGTTTAGATCTAAGATAATGTTGGTGGATTTATGGGGTTAATCTCGAAAGTTAATGTTGTTTGTCTGTCCATGTGTTCTGCTTTGATGTTTATGGGTGTCaagttgttaattttgtttgttcATGTTGTCTTGTACATTCAATTGGTTATAATGGTACCCTTTTTGGTTTCAGATTCAATGGCATTTTATTATTCttgggatttttctttttggagagAATTGAATCAGGGTTTAATGTTTGGCCAGATTTGATGGATACATTTTGTTTTTGGCTCTAATTACTTTTGTAGCTTGATGTTTTGCAAGTTCTAAAACGAGCACTtgctttatttatatatgtgcTAAAATATTCTGTTAACATTTGGTTAACagtgcttcttcttttttctttttttttgtcaattacagatatttctttttatttggattcAGAATTTTGCATGTCGTAATGATGTAAATTCATAACAAAACATAGGATAGCCTCCCATATTTTCTTCAGAAATTTGAAGCCAAGCATATGTGGCCTCATCGTGGTAATGCTTTTGTTTGCTGATAATTCCCCAGAGCAATTGCTGCTATAGATTTCTTGTTATTTACATGAACATATATTCTTTCATATTTTTGCAATAGCAGAGCTTGTTTTGCAACTTCTTTCCATAATGCTTTGTGTTAGTTTGacctgttttctttttattttctgagAGCATGAGAATGTCAGTTTTTTATTCGTTTATTACTTTTTGTGCATGCAATCCAAATGGGTGGAATTACAGGATAATTTCTGATTGAACCATTTAAGCATTGTTTGCTGAACTGGGAATGCATCTGGTTGCCTTTCAGTTTTACATCAAAGAACTAGCTCTGATTTTTAATTGCCTTGTCCTCTGGTTTCTCCAATATTTCTAGATTGACTTTTCATCTTCTTTGGTTTGACTTGTTTTGAGGTTCTGAGGGAATCGAACAAGGCATTTCTTCGATCAAAATCATGCAAGGTTTAATATGGTCTAACGAGATCTTAAAGTAGACATCACTCTCAAGGCACTTTTCTCCCTTTCCTTTCTACTAGGGAACAAACAATGTGTCTGACATGTGCCTTGCAATGCCGTCCATTTTTCTTCTGTGGATTGGTTTGATATGTTTTAATACCAAATCCTGCAAAATAAATGAGGAGATAATTAAAACCAATTGTGTTTCTCTGTTGCATGATTTCCCATTTAATTTGTACAAGTTGAATTTAGAACTGTTGAGAAATTATACGTAAAAATATAAACAGTGCTTGGAACCTAGTTTATTTGGATCAATTATGCACACTATTTTGAGGAAACACTCATAAATGAAAATTGTTTTGGTTGCTGTATGCTCTTTACATGGTTCATGATGTTAACATCACGGTGTTGCAGATTACTGTGGTTGTTTCACTCCAGCTTTGGACTGCTACTTTACTTCACGATGCTGGGTGGCTGAAGATGCTGGCAATAGCCTACTTCTTTGGCTCTTTCCTCAACCACAACCTTTTCTTAGCCATCCATGAGCTCTCCCACAATCTCGCTTTCTCAACTCCAGTCTACAACAGGTGTCTTGGTATTTTTGCTAATCTTCCTGTTGGTGTACCCATGTCAGTAACATTCCAAAAGTATCACCTTGAGCACCACCGCTTTCAAGGAGTAGATGGCATAGATATGGACATCCCAAGCCGTGCTGAAACCCTTCTTGTGACAAATGTTGTCGCAAAATCCATATGGGTCATTTTACAACTCTTCTTCTATGCTTTGCGACCTCTATTTATCAAACCAAAGCCCCCTGGTTACTGggaattcattaatttttctatCCAGATAGCCCTAGATGCAGCCGTGGTTTATTTTTGGGGCTGGAGATCTTTGGCTTATTTGATCCTTTCCACCTTCGTAGGAGGTGGCATGCACCCAATGGCTGGTCATTTCATCTCAGAACACTATGTCTTCAAGCCAGAGCAAGAGACATATTCTTACTATGGCCCCCTTAATTTTCTGACTTGGCATGTTGGGTACCATAATGAGCACCATGATTTTCCGAGGATTCCTGGGAGCAAGCTTCACAAGGTGAAGGATATTGCACCTGAATATTACGAGGGCTTAGAGTCGTATAAATCTTGGAGCCAGGTCATATACATGTATCTTATGGACAGGACGGTTGGACCCTTCAGCCGGATGAAGAGAAAGGTGCCGGGCACTGCAAAGAAATCTGAATAGCTGCTCCCATCTCTGGTGCATAATCTTCTGtcgagagaaaagaaaaaggaactaGCAAAATTTACCATgctaaattattcaaaattgcCGTGAAGTTTGGTTCAGACGAAACTTAGTCCCtgaatttaatcttttatcGTGAActatttttggtaaaaaataggCCTTTTGGTGGGATATCAAACCCGAGACATGAGTTATGCACATGTATGATATGAAGGATAGCTTTTTAGTTGGGAGATTGGGTACATTCAAGCCttggttatttaattttatttagttttattattggactttaatttatatttttttattggatttttattagTTAATGAGTTTTAAGTTCACCTTTGATTctaattagaattttattatttatatgtaatttttttaacattacaattattatttttaatgaaatgaataaaatttgCAAGTTATAGACTTTCTCAACCTCTATTGATTCTTTTTTGTctgtcttttcttctctttctttagcttcttcttcttagattttttttctctctttactaCTTTTAATATCGTTTATAGGCTTtgaattattcttaaaattaattgatcttTTAGGGCTTATAAAGTAATT from the Populus nigra chromosome 9, ddPopNigr1.1, whole genome shotgun sequence genome contains:
- the LOC133703049 gene encoding E3 ubiquitin-protein ligase AIRP2-like isoform X2 codes for the protein MRDMYIGSMTKSFKDSIKVLEADLQHANTLASDFSRDYDGACLQMRMSYAPAANLFLFLFQWTDCHLAGALGLLRILIYKVYVDGTTTMFTHERKASIKEFYAVIYPSLLQLQRGVTDTEDKKQKAVCVERYRRRDDEEHRQHTDIDIEREEECGICMEMNSKIVLPNCNHAMCLKCYREWYSLPPCLSLPLEVLELACCFLRLAKFLCQAHGEQDPSHAPSVVTVSRE
- the LOC133703049 gene encoding E3 ubiquitin-protein ligase AIRP2-like isoform X1 → MRDMYIGSMTKSFKDSIKVLEADLQHANTLASDFSRDYDGACLQMRMSYAPAANLFLFLFQWTDCHLAGALGLLRILIYKVYVDGTTTMFTHERKASIKEFYAVIYPSLLQLQRGVTDTEDKKQKAVCVERYRRRDDEEHRQHTDIDIEREEECGICMEMNSKIVLPNCNHAMCLKCYREWRTRSQSCPFCRDSLKRVNSGDLWVFTDSRDIVDTATVTRENLRRLFMYIDKLPLILPDNLFDLYDSHIR
- the LOC133703921 gene encoding sphingolipid delta(4)-desaturase DES1-like, producing the protein MHLILSFPFHQFKNKQKIQGAKKTSRKKESSRLDTEREREREIEMGMREEMEQKEEGVMATDFFWSYTDEPHASRRRQILSQYPQIKELFGPDPWAFFKITVVVSLQLWTATLLHDAGWLKMLAIAYFFGSFLNHNLFLAIHELSHNLAFSTPVYNRCLGIFANLPVGVPMSVTFQKYHLEHHRFQGVDGIDMDIPSRAETLLVTNVVAKSIWVILQLFFYALRPLFIKPKPPGYWEFINFSIQIALDAAVVYFWGWRSLAYLILSTFVGGGMHPMAGHFISEHYVFKPEQETYSYYGPLNFLTWHVGYHNEHHDFPRIPGSKLHKVKDIAPEYYEGLESYKSWSQVIYMYLMDRTVGPFSRMKRKVPGTAKKSE